The Daucus carota subsp. sativus chromosome 2, DH1 v3.0, whole genome shotgun sequence genome includes a window with the following:
- the LOC135150502 gene encoding protein indeterminate-domain 6, chloroplastic-like gives MVVPSSASMPRLGEEDLKNQQNLYSRIPQKNFEKWLLLHLHLGKVEFENQQIPLLQHSSGEGATADTASTRRNRNRPGNPNPDMRWLLHSLLNLLLPRIILYVSCATRVFLGNRTCNSTEEGTICPGSSRKRQIRRCRRRCTSAPKSVVRAHHDPARALGDLTRIKKHFSRKHGEKKFSCTRCHKR, from the exons ATGGTTGTGCCTTCATCTGCATCTATGCCTCGTCTTGGAGAAGAAGATCTTAAAAATCAACAGAATCTCTACTCCAGAATTCCCCAAAAGAATTTTGAGAAATGGCTGCTTCTGCATCTGCATCTTGGAAAAGTGGAGTTCGAGAATCAGCAGATTCCTCTACTTCAGCATTCATCAGGAGAAGGAGCTACGGCAGATACTGCTTCTACGAGAAGGAACCGAAATCGTCCCGGAAATCCAA ATCCTGATATGCGGTGGTTGTTGCACTCTCTCCTGAATCTCTTACTGccaagaatcattttatatgtgAGCTGTGCGACAAGGGTTTTCCTCGGGAACAGAACTTGCAACTCCACAGAAGAGGGCACAATCTGCCctggaagctcaagaaaaagacAGATCAGAAGGTGCAGAAGAAGGTGTACATCTGCCCCGAAATCGGTTGTGCGCGCCCACCATGATCCAGCAAGGGCTCTGGGAGATCTGACTAGAATCAAGAAGCATTTTTCTAGGAAACATGGTGAGAAAAAATTCAGTTGCACCAGGTGTCACAAGAGGTAG
- the LOC135150503 gene encoding zinc finger BED domain-containing protein RICESLEEPER 3-like, translated as MIVIDELPFKFGEGYRFREFKATVQPMFQIPSRWTVTRGSYGIHKGRPIALAIEECLVEWVITRVLSITVDNASSNDVVLERLKGRIGNWDSSVLDGENLHLRWNSTYEMLDVAEKYGRAFDRYDTQDPRYKKHLKLNNIDGRPTSDDWSTMRKFASFLKIFYVLSLKISGTQYVTSNIFLHEIYAIHSILSEWTFGNNIHMCAIGKEMLDKFNKYWGGPRGMNNLLFISVVLDPRHKLQFVLYMLKAMYGIEVSGLMGKSLEEAIHKMFNEYKSRIASNKRINEGREKRSEETFFQVHPSQLQFQKDGGMISSDGSASDLEEYLGEKPKIWY; from the exons ATGATTGTTATTGATGAATTACCATTTAAGTTTGGGGAGGGTTACCGGTTTAGAGAATTTAAGGCTACCGTGCAACCAATGTTTCAAATCCCATCGAGATGGACCGTTACACGTGGATCTTATGGAAT TCATAAAGGTAGACCAATTGCATTAGCTATTGAGGAGTGTTTGGTGGAGTGGGTAATTACCAGGGTGTTATCTATCACGGTTGATAATGCTAGTTCTAATGATGTTGTATTGGAGAGATTAAAAGGTAGAATTGGTAATTGGGATTCTAGTGTTTTAGATGGAGAGAATTTACACTTAAG ATGGAATTCAACATATGAGATGTTAGATGTGGCGGAGAAATATGGAAGGGCATTTGATAGGTATGATACACAAGATCCTAGATACAAAAAACATCTCAAGTTGAATAACATCGATGGAAGGCCTACGAGTGATGATTGGAGTACCATGAGAAAGTTtgcatcatttttaaaaatattttatgttctAAGTTTGAAGATTTCAGGGACACAATATGTTACTTCTAATATTTTCTTGCATGAGATATATGCCATTCATTCTATCTTGAGTGAATGGACATTTGGTAATAATATTCACATGTGTGCTATTGGAAAGGAAATGTTGGATAAGTTTAATAAATATTGGGGAGGTCCAAGAGGAATGAataatcttttgtttatttcGGTTGTACTTGATCCAAGGCACAAGTTACAATTTGTGTTGTATATGTTAAAAGCCATGTATGGAATTGAAGTTTCGGGCTTGATGGGAAAATCATTAGAAGAAGCAATACATAAGATGTTCAATGAATACAAATCAAGGATTGCatcaaataaaagaataaatgaGGGTAGAGAGAAAAGAAGTGAAGAAACTTTTTTTCAAGTGCATCCATCTCAATTGCAATTTCAGAAAGATGGTGGAATGATCTCAAGTGATGGTAGTGCATCGGATTTGGAAGAATATTTGGGTGAAAAACCAAAAATATGGTATTAG